The following coding sequences are from one Methanohalophilus halophilus window:
- a CDS encoding type II toxin-antitoxin system HicB family antitoxin, with product MQYTVVLTDAEEGGYTAHCLELPAAISEGDTREEALENIKEAIQLVLEVTEEQARVLGEITKVDVASV from the coding sequence ATGCAATACACAGTCGTACTTACAGATGCAGAAGAAGGTGGATACACAGCACATTGCCTCGAACTTCCCGCGGCTATCAGTGAAGGCGATACTCGAGAAGAAGCCCTCGAGAATATAAAAGAAGCAATTCAGCTTGTGCTTGAAGTCACCGAAGAGCAGGCCAGAGTACTTGGTGAAATCACAAAGGTTGATGTTGCAAGTGTCTGA
- a CDS encoding UPF0175 family protein, which yields MSAFALKIPDDVVDAIHLPPGDLDRELHKELSLALYQRGILSSGKACALAGMTRWEFEELLGRHGISRHYTEQNLDEDLDYVRSHQ from the coding sequence ATGAGTGCTTTTGCATTGAAAATACCTGATGATGTTGTAGATGCGATTCATTTGCCCCCCGGGGATTTGGATCGGGAACTGCACAAAGAACTTTCTTTGGCACTGTATCAACGTGGTATACTTTCATCCGGTAAAGCCTGTGCTCTTGCCGGGATGACCCGATGGGAGTTCGAGGAACTTTTGGGGCGACATGGAATTTCCCGTCACTATACTGAACAAAATTTGGATGAAGATCTTGATTATGTCCGAAGCCATCAGTGA
- a CDS encoding V-type proton ATPase subunit H: MKRYTVALSDDLKKEIRKRRILETYNRNNTISESDASFCESIDWHPVDELPVKEEVVDKIKSDDKSSRVKVKDVADIFRSIPHN, from the coding sequence ATGAAACGTTACACAGTAGCCCTATCAGATGACCTCAAAAAGGAGATACGAAAACGCAGGATCCTCGAAACCTATAACCGCAACAATACCATCTCCGAATCTGATGCCTCCTTTTGTGAATCTATCGATTGGCATCCCGTTGATGAATTGCCCGTCAAAGAAGAGGTCGTTGATAAGATTAAATCCGATGATAAAAGTTCCCGTGTAAAAGTCAAAGACGTAGCCGACATATTCAGGTCAATTCCCCACAATTAA
- a CDS encoding LysE family translocator, translated as MMYEIAEFLVTGILLGFAAGISPGPLMAITISESLQHGSKEGFKVAISPLITDFLIVSAVIYILMHFQQQNSVIALISLAGALYLMHLGIASLKTKNISINVSNLKKESLKKGVLANFLNPHPYLFWIAIGGPILFRAAEVDRLAQIMFVIGFYALLVGSKMVIALFVGKSRDFLKSKYYLHLFRSLGVLYLIFALFFIQQGLELLGLHIWR; from the coding sequence ATGATGTATGAAATTGCAGAATTCCTGGTAACAGGGATCCTTCTCGGTTTTGCTGCAGGCATATCTCCGGGTCCGTTAATGGCCATAACAATTTCCGAAAGCCTGCAACACGGGTCAAAAGAAGGTTTTAAGGTTGCTATTTCTCCTTTGATAACAGATTTCCTGATAGTATCAGCTGTGATTTACATACTAATGCATTTTCAGCAGCAAAATTCGGTGATCGCCCTTATCAGCCTGGCAGGAGCACTCTACCTGATGCATCTGGGTATTGCTTCCCTGAAGACCAAAAATATCAGTATCAATGTAAGTAACCTGAAGAAGGAATCCCTGAAAAAAGGTGTACTGGCAAATTTCCTGAATCCCCATCCCTACCTGTTCTGGATTGCAATCGGAGGACCCATTCTTTTCAGGGCTGCTGAGGTTGACAGACTCGCACAGATAATGTTTGTTATCGGATTCTATGCACTGCTTGTAGGTTCAAAAATGGTGATTGCCCTGTTCGTAGGCAAAAGCAGGGATTTCTTGAAAAGCAAGTATTACCTTCATCTGTTTCGAAGTCTGGGAGTGCTGTATCTTATCTTTGCATTGTTTTTCATACAACAGGGACTGGAACTGCTGGGATTGCATATTTGGCGATAA
- a CDS encoding nucleotidyltransferase family protein, protein MTVPHNPDAKTYRNKLREMLPQLKDQYNVKYIGLFGSYIRGEQTPESDLDILVEFSKTPTLLQFIDLENHLSDNLGIKVDLVMKDSLKPNIGKHILSEVRTV, encoded by the coding sequence ATGACTGTCCCACACAACCCGGATGCTAAAACGTACAGAAACAAACTCCGGGAAATGTTGCCGCAGTTGAAAGATCAATATAACGTCAAGTACATTGGACTATTTGGCTCCTACATAAGAGGAGAGCAAACTCCGGAAAGTGATCTCGATATACTGGTGGAATTCAGCAAAACTCCCACCCTTCTCCAATTCATAGATCTGGAGAATCATCTCTCTGATAATCTGGGAATCAAGGTAGATCTGGTTATGAAGGATTCGCTGAAACCCAATATTGGAAAGCATATACTTAGCGAGGTCAGGACTGTTTGA
- a CDS encoding type II toxin-antitoxin system HicB family antitoxin produces the protein MIESMLLEYIQTALARAKYDIIEDDEEPYYGEISELEGVWATGTSLEECRKNLEEIIGEWLILRLRRNLPIPPLGNFKNCDHR, from the coding sequence ATGATCGAATCCATGTTACTCGAATACATACAGACAGCCCTTGCAAGAGCAAAATACGATATAATTGAGGATGATGAAGAGCCTTACTATGGAGAGATATCTGAACTGGAAGGAGTGTGGGCAACGGGTACTTCCCTTGAAGAATGTCGTAAGAATCTGGAGGAAATAATTGGAGAGTGGCTCATTTTGAGGCTGCGTCGAAATCTTCCTATTCCACCACTTGGCAATTTTAAAAATTGCGACCATCGATAA
- a CDS encoding nucleotidyltransferase family protein: MDEIKLLIKEHRGEIRQEYKAEVVGIFGSYARGEEKPGSDVDVLVNFDTRATLFDLVGLADYLEELLGLPVDVVSKRALHPRMQDDVLKEMVVL, from the coding sequence TTGGATGAAATCAAACTCCTGATCAAAGAACACCGGGGAGAGATCAGGCAGGAGTACAAAGCCGAGGTTGTCGGAATCTTCGGATCCTATGCCAGAGGGGAAGAAAAACCGGGAAGTGATGTTGATGTGCTGGTCAATTTTGACACCAGAGCCACCCTGTTTGACCTTGTAGGACTTGCCGACTACCTTGAGGAACTGCTCGGATTGCCTGTGGACGTGGTATCAAAACGAGCCCTGCACCCCAGGATGCAGGATGATGTCCTGAAAGAGATGGTGGTTTTATAA
- a CDS encoding DUF433 domain-containing protein: MSGRFSWCWLGFKGTRISVDFVIELLENNWTFDDILKNYPQLEKEDILAAVRYVS, translated from the coding sequence TTGTCAGGGAGGTTTAGTTGGTGTTGGTTAGGTTTTAAAGGAACCAGGATTTCGGTAGATTTTGTCATCGAACTTCTGGAAAACAACTGGACATTTGATGATATTCTGAAAAACTATCCCCAACTTGAAAAAGAAGATATCCTTGCAGCAGTAAGATATGTTTCTTAA
- a CDS encoding TrkH family potassium uptake protein: protein MSGLRINVVLGAIGSILWIIGILMIIPFMVAVYYGEHLFPFSLSLTITLLVAFIFSLMITEEKGEWNMREGFMIVALGWLTAAIFSSMPYIFEGTPPINALFEAMSGVTATGATALADIESYSKSLLFWRAMTQWVGGMGIIVLFIVILPKLGVAGRQMFRAEVPGLKEEQLRPRIRETATLLWFVYIGLSIIEFILLYLAGLNAYDAITHTFTSISCAGFSTYSDSIAAFNNPMVEGIFLIFMILGGANIALHYKTIFSDRTSLIKDEEFRFYLLIILLATLVLTYTLTRGEVYAIADSFRYSIFHVVSILTTTGYATVDFNMWPDSSRFILFLLMFIGGCAGSTSGGMKVVRVLLLMKYADNVLFRTIHTKAIRPIRFNHRRVPEEIMHAIVSFLIIYFMIFITSATLLSLMGLDFVTTLTASIATLGNVGPGLGLVGPMANFGNLPDLGMLILTANMWIGRLEVFTVIVLLTPAFWRH, encoded by the coding sequence ATGAGTGGATTAAGGATTAACGTAGTTCTTGGCGCCATCGGCTCAATCCTGTGGATAATTGGTATTTTAATGATAATCCCATTCATGGTAGCAGTTTACTACGGCGAACATCTGTTTCCTTTTTCTCTTTCCCTGACAATCACCCTTCTGGTTGCATTTATTTTTTCGTTGATGATAACAGAGGAAAAAGGCGAATGGAACATGAGAGAAGGTTTCATGATCGTAGCCCTGGGTTGGCTTACCGCTGCAATCTTTTCTTCAATGCCCTACATCTTTGAAGGAACACCGCCGATTAATGCTCTCTTTGAAGCCATGTCAGGGGTAACTGCAACCGGTGCTACCGCTCTTGCAGATATTGAAAGTTATAGTAAAAGCCTCCTTTTCTGGAGAGCAATGACCCAGTGGGTGGGTGGAATGGGTATCATTGTTCTATTTATAGTGATCCTTCCAAAACTCGGGGTTGCAGGCAGGCAGATGTTTCGTGCAGAAGTCCCGGGCCTAAAAGAAGAACAGCTCCGCCCCAGGATCAGGGAAACTGCGACTCTGCTCTGGTTTGTTTATATAGGGTTGTCAATTATAGAATTCATCTTACTGTATTTGGCAGGATTGAACGCTTACGATGCCATAACCCATACCTTCACCTCCATATCATGTGCCGGGTTTTCAACGTATTCAGACAGTATAGCAGCCTTCAATAACCCCATGGTAGAGGGTATCTTCTTAATTTTCATGATCCTTGGCGGAGCCAACATTGCCCTGCACTACAAAACTATCTTCTCTGATAGGACAAGTCTGATTAAAGATGAAGAATTCAGGTTCTACCTTCTAATCATTCTGCTTGCAACCCTGGTCCTGACATATACCCTCACCAGGGGTGAAGTGTACGCAATTGCTGATTCCTTCAGATACAGTATCTTCCATGTAGTATCCATACTGACAACCACAGGTTATGCTACTGTGGATTTTAACATGTGGCCGGACTCCTCCCGTTTTATCCTGTTTTTGCTGATGTTTATTGGCGGCTGTGCAGGATCCACATCAGGCGGAATGAAAGTGGTACGTGTACTGCTTCTGATGAAATATGCAGATAACGTGCTTTTCAGAACAATCCATACAAAAGCAATCAGACCCATTCGATTCAATCACAGAAGAGTGCCCGAAGAGATCATGCATGCCATTGTTTCTTTTTTGATAATCTATTTCATGATCTTTATTACAAGTGCAACACTGCTCTCCCTGATGGGATTGGATTTTGTCACCACTCTCACGGCTTCGATCGCAACCCTGGGGAATGTGGGACCCGGGCTTGGCCTTGTGGGACCCATGGCGAATTTCGGAAATCTCCCGGATCTGGGAATGCTGATTCTTACAGCGAATATGTGGATTGGAAGGTTAGAAGTGTTTACAGTGATAGTACTTCTGACGCCTGCTTTCTGGAGACACTGA
- a CDS encoding MFS transporter codes for MTDNFQDQYSKFLYIWFGQFISIIGTGLTIFALGVYVYQLTGTASSYVFILMCAFLPPILLKPYGGILADRHDRRIMMVFGDLGSTLGLLFIFFMMVKGNIELWQVYLGISVSSIFSAFQEPAYKALVTDLLTRDQYAKASGLMQLASSAQYLLSPLLAGVLLSLLDIKFIFLIDVSTLLIASFIVIWIRNILGEIPVNRQETNFMEEFKEGFQEFSKNTGVVHLVITTMIILFFVGLLQSLFVPMLLNLESVKTVGISQSLCASGMIIGSLFIGIFGSRSGHVTMLSIALFLSGLFFAGLGLSANIILITLAGFLFFAMLPFINTPIEVLIRTNIDNQKQGRVWSIISTTTYVGSILAFAVAGFLADALFDPLLKPDGVLADSIGFLIGTGSGRGIAFMFIVAGLMISIISLFIWKNSRIKRLEDVEKQNRVMSLQL; via the coding sequence ATGACAGACAATTTCCAGGACCAGTATTCCAAATTTCTCTATATCTGGTTTGGCCAGTTCATCTCAATAATAGGAACCGGCCTTACGATTTTTGCTCTGGGCGTATATGTATACCAACTAACAGGTACGGCTTCAAGTTATGTTTTTATCCTGATGTGTGCATTCCTGCCCCCTATTTTATTGAAACCTTACGGCGGTATACTGGCCGATCGCCATGATCGACGTATAATGATGGTGTTTGGAGATCTTGGCTCAACCCTGGGCCTTCTTTTCATCTTTTTCATGATGGTTAAAGGCAATATAGAACTCTGGCAGGTCTATCTTGGGATATCTGTAAGTTCCATTTTTTCAGCTTTCCAGGAACCCGCCTACAAGGCTCTTGTAACTGATCTTTTGACCAGGGACCAGTATGCTAAAGCAAGCGGGCTGATGCAGCTGGCAAGTTCGGCCCAGTATCTGCTATCGCCACTTCTGGCCGGTGTATTGCTGTCTTTATTGGATATCAAATTCATATTCCTGATCGATGTTTCCACCCTCCTGATAGCCAGTTTTATTGTTATCTGGATCAGAAATATCCTGGGTGAAATTCCTGTTAACCGTCAGGAAACAAATTTCATGGAAGAGTTTAAAGAAGGGTTTCAGGAGTTTTCAAAGAATACAGGAGTGGTACACCTTGTAATTACCACCATGATAATCCTCTTTTTTGTCGGCCTGCTGCAATCTCTCTTTGTCCCAATGCTGCTGAATCTGGAATCAGTTAAAACGGTGGGCATCTCCCAATCACTCTGTGCATCAGGGATGATTATTGGAAGCCTCTTTATCGGGATATTTGGAAGCAGGAGCGGGCATGTGACAATGTTGTCGATTGCTCTTTTCCTGTCAGGTTTATTCTTTGCAGGGCTTGGCCTCTCAGCAAATATAATCTTGATTACCCTGGCAGGCTTTTTGTTCTTTGCAATGTTGCCTTTCATAAACACCCCAATCGAGGTTTTGATCAGGACAAATATTGATAATCAAAAACAGGGTCGTGTCTGGTCAATTATTTCAACGACAACCTATGTCGGTTCGATACTTGCTTTTGCTGTAGCAGGTTTTCTGGCAGATGCTCTATTCGATCCCCTGCTAAAACCAGATGGGGTGCTTGCGGATTCTATTGGTTTCCTAATAGGAACCGGATCTGGCAGGGGAATTGCTTTCATGTTCATCGTTGCAGGCCTGATGATTTCGATCATTTCTCTGTTCATCTGGAAAAATAGCCGGATAAAAAGGCTGGAAGATGTCGAAAAGCAGAACAGGGTAATGTCTTTGCAATTGTAA
- the mmrce1 gene encoding MmRce1 family CPBP family CAAX prenyl protease, which produces MIPNYNYKPGIYYLTTFIVTYILWFSGAYASFQDDLSGLYMLLMLPGLMAPFLISLVMIFRSKNADLKRDFVNRLTNIRLIQPKILPIFFLLMPLSVVVSILISLFFGGSMSQFQLAEGFSFSTGFVPVLLLLLLAAGFEELGWRGYAFDSLQSRHTYFKASVIFSVLWSLWHFPLIFVNNSYQYEIFHESFWYGLNFFVSIIPLGMIISWICIKNGKSIIAAIVFHFIVNMSQEILDITQNTKCIQTAVLLIVTIVLILYDREMFFSRAHLGKRST; this is translated from the coding sequence ATGATACCAAACTACAATTACAAGCCAGGGATTTATTATCTTACAACTTTTATCGTAACCTATATACTCTGGTTTTCGGGAGCTTATGCAAGTTTTCAGGATGACCTGAGCGGTCTATATATGCTTCTAATGCTCCCCGGGCTAATGGCACCTTTTCTGATTTCGCTTGTTATGATTTTCAGGTCTAAAAATGCAGATCTTAAAAGGGATTTTGTTAACAGGCTGACGAATATCAGGCTAATACAACCTAAAATCCTTCCAATTTTCTTTCTGCTAATGCCTCTTTCAGTTGTAGTATCGATTCTCATTTCCCTGTTCTTTGGAGGATCGATGTCACAATTCCAGCTGGCTGAAGGTTTCTCTTTCTCGACTGGCTTTGTTCCCGTTCTGCTGCTTCTTTTACTTGCAGCAGGTTTTGAGGAACTGGGATGGCGAGGCTATGCTTTTGACAGCCTGCAGAGTCGACACACATACTTCAAGGCATCAGTTATTTTCAGTGTACTATGGTCCCTCTGGCATTTCCCTCTGATATTTGTGAACAATTCCTATCAGTATGAGATATTCCATGAAAGTTTCTGGTACGGTTTAAACTTCTTTGTAAGCATCATACCCCTGGGAATGATAATCAGCTGGATATGTATTAAGAACGGGAAAAGTATCATTGCTGCAATTGTTTTTCACTTTATTGTCAATATGTCACAGGAGATACTGGATATAACCCAAAACACAAAATGTATTCAAACTGCAGTTCTCCTCATTGTAACTATTGTTCTGATTTTGTATGACAGGGAAATGTTCTTTTCCAGAGCCCATCTGGGGAAAAGAAGCACCTGA
- a CDS encoding flavodoxin family protein translates to MKVVGFVGSPRKDGNTDVLVQQVLDGASEAGADVRKFNINEMDFTGCQACGYCKAHERCKLEDDMEKALDAIIDADGIVFGSPIYFGQFTGQARSFIDRFYSLINPDFSPRINAGKKLVLVGSQGFPEKDQYKPVFDEFGGLMNQFFGMENKNTLLAAGYYEPGAVKNNTELMDEAKTTGKALLE, encoded by the coding sequence ATGAAAGTGGTAGGTTTTGTAGGCAGTCCACGTAAGGACGGTAATACAGATGTTCTTGTGCAGCAGGTACTTGACGGAGCTTCTGAAGCCGGTGCGGATGTCAGGAAATTCAATATCAATGAGATGGATTTCACAGGATGTCAGGCTTGTGGCTACTGTAAAGCTCATGAAAGGTGCAAACTTGAAGATGATATGGAAAAGGCTCTGGATGCAATCATCGATGCTGACGGTATTGTTTTTGGCTCACCCATCTATTTCGGCCAGTTTACGGGTCAGGCACGTTCATTCATAGACAGGTTCTATTCTCTGATCAACCCGGATTTTTCTCCACGTATCAATGCCGGCAAGAAACTTGTATTGGTGGGTTCTCAGGGATTCCCTGAAAAGGATCAGTACAAACCGGTATTTGATGAATTCGGTGGACTGATGAATCAGTTTTTCGGGATGGAAAATAAGAATACATTGCTTGCTGCAGGTTATTATGAACCGGGTGCAGTGAAAAATAACACAGAATTAATGGATGAAGCAAAAACCACTGGAAAAGCTTTGCTTGAATAA
- the mntA gene encoding type VII toxin-antitoxin system MntA family adenylyltransferase antitoxin: protein MITFCQRNDIAFLGLFGSFSRREQTRDSDIDLLVSFSETKSLIDHIRMEEELEDLLGIKVDLVTEKSLSPYISSHIRQDLKILYCEG from the coding sequence ATCATAACATTTTGCCAACGTAACGATATTGCTTTTCTGGGTCTTTTTGGCTCCTTTTCCAGGAGAGAACAAACCAGGGATAGTGATATTGATCTGCTTGTGAGTTTTTCTGAAACGAAAAGTTTGATTGATCACATAAGAATGGAAGAAGAGCTGGAAGATTTGCTCGGGATAAAAGTTGATCTGGTTACCGAAAAATCATTAAGTCCTTACATTTCTTCCCACATTCGGCAAGATTTGAAGATATTGTACTGTGAAGGATAA
- the glmU gene encoding bifunctional sugar-1-phosphate nucleotidylyltransferase/acetyltransferase — translation MKAVILAAGQGTRMRPLTDRRPKVMLPIGNKPILEHIIDEAVDAGIQEFVIVCGYMENSIREYFGDGLQKSVSIEYVLQEKQNGTGHAIGCAEDYVDDRFIVLNGDMLISSVQIKNLIDRSEDAVLTAKEVEDPCNFGVICTGGEKVTRIVEKPENPPTNLANAGIYLFPQAIFDHIRRTPESPRGEIEITDSIQMLIDSGASVGYEVFRDVWIDIGRPWDLLTANKHVLFGLEGNIEGEVEPNATLKGEVIVGEGTVIRNGAYIIGPVVIGKDCDIGPNCFIRPSTAIGDNVRIGNAVEIKNCVVMDNTNIGHLSYVGDSVIGQDCNFGAGTKVANLRHDGRTIRVMVKGEKVDSGRRKLGVIMGDDVHTGINTCINVGCVLKTGRCTGLGEIVK, via the coding sequence GTGAAAGCGGTTATTCTGGCAGCGGGGCAGGGGACAAGAATGCGTCCTTTAACGGACAGGCGACCCAAAGTAATGCTGCCCATCGGGAACAAACCCATACTGGAACATATCATTGATGAGGCAGTGGATGCAGGTATTCAGGAATTTGTGATAGTTTGCGGTTATATGGAAAATTCTATCCGGGAATATTTCGGGGATGGTTTACAGAAAAGTGTGAGTATCGAGTATGTTCTCCAGGAAAAGCAGAATGGGACGGGGCATGCCATCGGATGTGCTGAAGACTATGTGGATGACAGGTTCATTGTGCTTAACGGGGATATGCTGATAAGTTCTGTCCAGATTAAAAATCTGATCGACAGGTCAGAAGATGCGGTATTGACAGCCAAGGAAGTAGAAGACCCCTGTAATTTTGGAGTTATCTGTACTGGCGGGGAGAAAGTGACCCGGATTGTGGAAAAACCTGAAAACCCCCCGACCAACCTGGCCAATGCGGGAATCTACCTGTTTCCACAGGCGATCTTTGATCATATCCGCAGAACCCCTGAATCACCTCGCGGAGAAATCGAGATCACGGATTCCATACAGATGCTGATCGATTCCGGTGCCAGTGTGGGCTATGAAGTGTTCAGGGACGTGTGGATCGATATCGGCAGACCCTGGGATCTGCTCACTGCCAACAAACATGTATTGTTCGGGCTGGAGGGTAATATTGAGGGAGAAGTGGAACCCAATGCTACCTTAAAGGGAGAGGTAATTGTGGGGGAAGGTACGGTTATCCGCAACGGTGCCTACATCATCGGACCGGTGGTTATTGGAAAAGATTGTGATATCGGGCCGAACTGTTTCATCCGGCCGTCCACTGCCATAGGGGATAATGTGCGTATCGGCAATGCAGTGGAAATCAAGAATTGCGTGGTGATGGATAATACCAATATCGGGCACCTCAGTTATGTGGGGGATAGCGTGATCGGGCAGGATTGTAATTTTGGAGCCGGCACCAAGGTTGCCAATCTCCGACATGACGGTCGCACTATCCGGGTTATGGTTAAAGGGGAAAAGGTGGATTCAGGCCGGCGCAAACTCGGAGTTATCATGGGGGATGATGTGCATACGGGAATCAATACCTGTATCAATGTGGGGTGTGTGCTCAAAACGGGCAGGTGTACGGGATTGGGGGAAATTGTGAAGTGA
- the glmM gene encoding phosphoglucosamine mutase, protein MKLFGSSGIRGPANKVIGPELALNVGMAVGTVADSVVIGKDPRIAADMIEQALIAGLSATGCEVTLGGLMSTPTLAFATADYDCGIMITASHNPAEDVGIKLWNPDGMAFDSQQQKRIEHIIENNEYATVAWNEVGDVKYGEEFVERHCNAILSKMQPSHKRVVVDCGCGAGSTITPYLLRKLGCEIITLNCQPDGYFPARSPEPVEKNLGQLIKAVVAFEADIGIAHDGDADRMMVVDEQGNFVSGDELLALFALQQKQEKVVVPVDTSMIVDDALGETEVLRCRVGDVYVAEKIKASGAYFGGEPSGSWIFPDVSYCPDGIYAAARIVNLIAGRSLSKIVEDLPHYPTLRGTIECPEARKEQAMQQIKQSLEMMGDVTTIDGIRVDLEDGWVLVRPSGTEPKIRITAEARKDVDDLFGEAVCIARGAIQ, encoded by the coding sequence TTGAAACTTTTCGGATCATCGGGAATCAGGGGACCGGCCAATAAGGTAATCGGTCCCGAACTGGCGTTGAATGTGGGTATGGCCGTGGGTACAGTTGCCGATTCGGTTGTGATCGGTAAGGACCCGCGTATCGCTGCGGATATGATCGAGCAGGCTTTGATTGCAGGCCTATCCGCCACCGGCTGTGAAGTGACCCTGGGGGGTTTGATGAGTACGCCTACTCTGGCTTTTGCCACTGCGGATTATGATTGCGGGATTATGATCACGGCTTCACATAACCCTGCAGAGGATGTGGGGATCAAGTTATGGAATCCCGATGGTATGGCTTTTGATTCACAGCAGCAAAAACGGATTGAACATATTATTGAGAATAATGAGTATGCAACCGTTGCCTGGAATGAAGTGGGAGATGTGAAGTATGGGGAAGAATTTGTTGAGCGGCATTGCAATGCTATTTTAAGCAAAATGCAACCCAGTCACAAACGTGTTGTCGTGGATTGTGGTTGCGGGGCCGGAAGTACGATCACTCCTTATTTACTCAGGAAACTGGGTTGTGAGATAATTACATTGAACTGCCAGCCGGATGGATATTTCCCGGCACGCAGTCCCGAACCCGTGGAAAAAAATCTGGGCCAACTTATCAAGGCAGTGGTGGCGTTTGAGGCGGATATCGGCATTGCGCATGACGGGGATGCGGATCGGATGATGGTTGTGGATGAGCAGGGTAATTTTGTCTCGGGGGATGAATTGCTTGCTCTGTTTGCCCTGCAACAGAAACAGGAAAAAGTTGTGGTGCCTGTGGATACTTCCATGATAGTAGATGATGCGCTAGGGGAAACCGAGGTGCTGCGCTGCAGAGTTGGAGATGTATACGTGGCAGAAAAGATCAAGGCTTCAGGCGCTTATTTTGGAGGTGAGCCTTCAGGCAGCTGGATCTTCCCGGACGTATCGTATTGTCCCGACGGTATCTATGCAGCAGCCCGGATTGTGAATTTGATTGCAGGCAGATCCTTATCAAAGATTGTTGAGGATCTGCCTCATTATCCCACCCTCAGGGGGACGATCGAATGTCCTGAGGCCAGGAAGGAACAGGCGATGCAGCAGATCAAACAATCCCTGGAAATGATGGGAGATGTTACTACCATTGATGGAATTCGGGTGGATCTGGAGGATGGCTGGGTGCTTGTGCGGCCGTCTGGTACCGAACCGAAAATTCGTATCACTGCTGAGGCCAGAAAGGATGTGGATGATTTGTTTGGTGAAGCTGTATGTATTGCAAGGGGTGCAATACAGTGA